A single window of Rhizobium sp. SL42 DNA harbors:
- a CDS encoding DUF1883 domain-containing protein, with amino-acid sequence MSKPSFRFTHYDLKEQRAGTIIEVTLSAVNNVRLMTPANFQRFKETLDFKYIGGVAKKSPLKLVIPESAHWHLIVDMEGHHGLAESKVKMLAAPASAPKQKAS; translated from the coding sequence GTGTCCAAGCCGAGTTTCCGCTTTACCCACTACGACCTGAAGGAGCAGCGCGCCGGAACCATCATCGAGGTGACGCTGTCGGCCGTCAACAATGTGCGCCTGATGACGCCGGCGAATTTCCAGCGCTTCAAGGAGACGCTGGACTTCAAATATATCGGCGGCGTGGCGAAGAAATCGCCGCTCAAGCTGGTGATCCCGGAAAGCGCCCATTGGCACCTGATCGTCGACATGGAAGGCCATCACGGCCTGGCCGAATCCAAGGTCAAGATGCTCGCGGCACCGGCGTCCGCGCCGAAGCAGAAGGCCTCCTGA
- a CDS encoding OsmC family protein yields MAIQKYGSAHWTGGLKDGLGKVSTESGALKDQPYGFRTRFEGVAGSNPEELIGAAHAACFTMALSLQLEQEGLKADSLETKATVSLDKVGDGFEITGIALALHGKVSGTDQATFAAIAEKAKVGCPVSKALKAVPITLSVTFG; encoded by the coding sequence ATGGCCATTCAGAAATATGGTTCGGCCCACTGGACAGGTGGCCTGAAGGACGGTCTCGGCAAGGTATCGACCGAAAGCGGCGCGCTGAAGGACCAGCCCTACGGCTTCAGGACCCGTTTCGAGGGCGTGGCCGGCAGCAATCCGGAAGAACTGATCGGGGCCGCCCATGCCGCCTGCTTCACCATGGCGCTGTCGCTGCAGCTCGAACAGGAGGGCCTGAAGGCCGACAGCCTCGAAACGAAGGCGACAGTGTCGCTCGACAAGGTCGGCGACGGTTTCGAGATCACCGGCATCGCGCTTGCCCTGCATGGCAAGGTTTCTGGCACCGACCAGGCGACATTTGCCGCGATCGCCGAAAAGGCCAAGGTCGGCTGCCCGGTGTCGAAGGCGCTGAAGGCGGTGCCGATCACGCTAAGCGTGACGTTCGGCTGA
- a CDS encoding GIY-YIG nuclease family protein codes for MAGYVYIVTNHKNGTLYIGVTSDLERRIYEHREGLTPGFATKYGCNRLVWYEEHQRIGTAIQREKSLKRWYRKWKITLIESINPEWRDLYYELW; via the coding sequence ATGGCCGGCTACGTCTACATCGTTACCAATCACAAGAACGGCACGCTCTATATCGGCGTCACGTCCGATCTGGAGCGGCGCATCTACGAGCACCGGGAAGGCCTGACGCCCGGATTTGCGACGAAATATGGCTGTAACCGGCTCGTCTGGTATGAAGAACATCAACGCATCGGCACCGCCATCCAGCGGGAGAAATCCCTGAAGCGATGGTACCGCAAATGGAAGATCACACTGATCGAGAGCATCAATCCGGAGTGGCGGGACCTGTACTATGAGCTGTGGTGA
- a CDS encoding vitamin B12-dependent ribonucleotide reductase has protein sequence MRIERRFTKPGQSPYAEIEFRKAISEIKNPDGSIVFRLADIDVPNQFSQVAADILAQKYFRKAGVPKFLKKVEENDVPSFLWRSVADEKALASLPENERYGSETDARQVFDRLAGTWAYWGWKGKYFTSEDDALTFKDELAYMLATQRVAPNSPQWFNTGLHWAYGIDGPGQGHFYVDPFTAKLTKSKSSYEHPQPHACFIQSVEDDLVNEGGIMDLWVREARLFKYGSGTGSNFSYLRGEGEKLSGGGRSSGLMSFLKIGDRAAGAIKSGGTTRRAAKMVVVDIDHPDIEAYIDWKVKEEQKVAALVTGSKIVARHLKAIMKACVNCEADNGDCFDPNKNPALKREIKAAKKDQVPENYVKRVIQFAQQGYKDLEFKTYDTDWDSEAYLTVSGQNSNNSVSLKDDFLRSVESDGDWNLTARKDGRVMKTLKARDLWEKISYAAWASADPGLHFNTTMNDWHTCPAAGPIRASNPCSEYMFLDDTACNLASLNLLQFKDAKTKNIDIGDYEHAVRLWTVVLEVSVMMAQFPSRQIAERSYEYRTLGLGYANIGGFLMSSGIPYDSDEGRAICGALTAIMTGVSYATSAEIASELGPFPGYKPNRENMLRVIRNHRRAAYGETTGYEGLSVDPVALIHAECTDPALIAHATAAWDKALALGEKHGYRNAQVSVIAPTGTIGLVMDCDTTGIEPDFALVKFKKLAGGGYFKIINAAVPEALRTLGYSESQIAEIDAYAVGHGNLNQAPGINPSTLKARGFTDEKIEAVNGALKAAFDIKFVFNQWTLGVDFLKDTLKVSDEQLADMSFNLLDHMGFSKKDIEAANIHVCGAMTLEGAPFLKAEHLAVFDCANPCGKIGKRYLSVESHIRMMAAAQPFISGAISKTINMPNEATVEDCGAAYMLSWKLALKANALYRDGSKLSQPLNASLIEDEDDEDGVEELLAQPQAAQAVTITERIVERIVERVVREQEKLPARRKGYTQKAKIGGHTIFLRTGEYDDGRLGEIFLDMNKEGSALRAFINNFAISVSLGLQYGVPLEEYVDAFTFTKFEPAGMVTGNDAIKNATSILDYVFRELAISYIGRSDLAHVDTSDFSTTALGRGVKEGKADVVSKGLTRGYKPTLVSNQPMSAEPKGAASASPAKASVSSVTAFSSSGSAARKLEVTTAIATSEVVSFKRDYEERAVELAEEIAEEGLFSDAAADEAEAAKAEAKKLEAARRMRSIAQGYTGNMCSECQNFTMVRNGTCEKCDTCGSTSGCS, from the coding sequence ATGCGCATTGAACGCCGCTTTACCAAACCGGGCCAATCTCCTTATGCGGAGATCGAGTTTCGCAAGGCCATCAGCGAAATCAAGAATCCCGACGGCTCAATCGTATTTCGTCTTGCCGATATCGACGTCCCGAACCAGTTCAGCCAGGTGGCTGCCGACATCCTGGCGCAGAAGTATTTCCGCAAGGCCGGCGTGCCGAAGTTCCTGAAAAAGGTCGAGGAAAACGACGTTCCGTCTTTCCTCTGGCGTTCCGTCGCCGACGAGAAGGCGCTCGCCTCGCTTCCCGAAAACGAACGCTACGGCTCGGAAACCGATGCCCGCCAGGTCTTCGATCGCCTGGCCGGCACCTGGGCCTATTGGGGCTGGAAGGGCAAGTATTTCACCTCGGAAGACGATGCCCTGACCTTCAAGGACGAGCTCGCCTATATGCTCGCCACCCAGCGCGTCGCACCGAATTCGCCGCAGTGGTTCAACACCGGCCTGCACTGGGCCTATGGCATCGACGGCCCGGGCCAGGGCCATTTCTACGTCGACCCGTTCACGGCTAAGCTCACCAAGTCGAAGTCGTCCTACGAGCATCCGCAGCCGCACGCCTGCTTCATCCAGTCCGTCGAGGACGACCTCGTCAACGAAGGCGGCATCATGGACCTGTGGGTCCGCGAAGCCCGTCTCTTCAAGTATGGTTCCGGCACCGGCTCGAACTTCTCCTATCTGCGCGGCGAAGGCGAAAAGCTGTCCGGCGGTGGCCGCTCGTCCGGCCTCATGTCCTTCCTGAAGATCGGCGACCGGGCTGCCGGCGCGATCAAGTCGGGCGGCACGACGCGTCGTGCGGCGAAGATGGTCGTGGTCGACATCGACCATCCGGATATCGAAGCCTATATCGACTGGAAGGTGAAGGAAGAGCAGAAGGTTGCAGCCCTCGTCACCGGCTCGAAGATCGTCGCCCGTCACCTCAAGGCGATCATGAAGGCCTGCGTCAATTGCGAAGCCGACAACGGCGACTGCTTCGACCCGAACAAGAACCCGGCCCTGAAGCGCGAAATCAAGGCTGCCAAGAAGGACCAGGTTCCGGAAAACTACGTCAAGCGCGTCATCCAGTTCGCCCAGCAGGGCTACAAGGATCTCGAGTTCAAGACCTATGACACCGACTGGGATTCGGAAGCCTACCTGACCGTCTCCGGCCAGAACTCGAACAATTCCGTCTCGCTGAAGGACGACTTCCTGCGCTCCGTCGAAAGCGACGGCGACTGGAACCTGACCGCCCGCAAGGACGGCCGCGTGATGAAGACGCTGAAGGCGCGCGACCTGTGGGAAAAGATCTCCTACGCCGCCTGGGCATCGGCCGATCCGGGCCTGCATTTCAACACGACGATGAACGACTGGCACACCTGCCCGGCTGCCGGCCCGATCCGCGCATCCAACCCGTGCTCGGAATACATGTTCCTCGACGACACGGCCTGCAACCTCGCCTCGCTGAACCTGTTGCAGTTCAAGGACGCCAAGACCAAGAATATCGACATCGGCGACTACGAACATGCCGTGCGCCTGTGGACCGTCGTGCTTGAAGTCTCGGTGATGATGGCGCAGTTCCCGTCGCGCCAGATTGCCGAGCGCTCCTACGAATACCGCACGCTCGGCCTCGGCTACGCCAATATCGGCGGCTTCCTGATGTCCTCCGGCATTCCTTATGACAGCGACGAAGGCCGCGCCATCTGCGGTGCTCTGACCGCGATCATGACCGGCGTCTCCTATGCGACGTCTGCCGAAATCGCCTCGGAACTCGGCCCCTTCCCGGGCTACAAGCCGAACCGCGAGAACATGCTGCGCGTCATCCGCAACCATCGCCGCGCCGCTTACGGCGAGACCACCGGTTATGAAGGCCTGTCGGTCGATCCGGTCGCGCTGATCCACGCCGAATGCACCGATCCGGCCCTGATCGCCCATGCAACGGCGGCCTGGGACAAGGCTTTGGCCCTCGGCGAGAAGCACGGCTACCGCAATGCCCAGGTTTCCGTCATCGCGCCGACCGGCACGATCGGTCTCGTCATGGACTGCGACACGACCGGCATCGAGCCCGACTTCGCGCTGGTCAAGTTCAAGAAGCTCGCCGGTGGCGGCTACTTCAAGATCATCAACGCTGCCGTTCCGGAAGCGCTGCGCACGCTCGGCTACTCGGAAAGCCAGATCGCCGAGATCGACGCCTATGCCGTCGGCCATGGCAACCTGAACCAGGCACCGGGCATCAATCCCTCGACGCTCAAGGCCCGCGGTTTCACCGATGAGAAGATCGAAGCCGTCAACGGCGCGCTGAAGGCCGCCTTCGACATCAAGTTCGTCTTCAACCAGTGGACGCTCGGCGTCGACTTCCTGAAAGACACGCTGAAGGTCTCCGACGAGCAGCTCGCCGACATGAGCTTCAACCTGCTCGACCACATGGGCTTCTCGAAGAAGGACATCGAGGCAGCAAACATCCATGTCTGCGGTGCGATGACGCTCGAAGGCGCGCCCTTCCTGAAGGCCGAGCATCTGGCCGTCTTCGATTGTGCCAATCCGTGCGGCAAGATCGGCAAGCGTTATCTCTCGGTCGAAAGCCATATCCGCATGATGGCGGCCGCCCAGCCGTTCATCTCGGGCGCGATCTCCAAGACGATCAACATGCCGAACGAAGCGACCGTCGAAGATTGCGGCGCCGCCTACATGCTGTCCTGGAAGCTGGCGCTGAAGGCCAACGCGCTCTACCGCGACGGCTCGAAGCTCTCCCAGCCGCTCAACGCCTCGCTGATCGAGGACGAGGATGACGAGGACGGTGTCGAGGAACTGCTGGCCCAGCCGCAGGCCGCCCAGGCCGTGACCATCACGGAACGCATCGTCGAGCGGATCGTCGAGCGTGTCGTGCGCGAGCAGGAAAAGCTGCCGGCCCGCCGCAAGGGTTATACCCAGAAGGCGAAGATCGGTGGCCACACCATCTTCCTGCGCACCGGCGAATATGACGACGGCCGCCTCGGCGAAATCTTCCTTGACATGAACAAGGAAGGCTCGGCTCTGCGCGCCTTCATCAACAACTTCGCCATCTCCGTCTCGCTCGGCCTGCAATATGGCGTGCCGCTCGAGGAATATGTCGACGCCTTCACCTTCACCAAGTTCGAGCCGGCCGGCATGGTCACCGGCAACGACGCGATCAAGAACGCCACCTCGATCCTCGACTATGTCTTCCGGGAACTGGCGATCTCCTATATCGGCCGCAGCGACCTCGCCCATGTCGACACGTCCGACTTCTCGACCACGGCGCTTGGCCGCGGCGTCAAGGAAGGCAAGGCCGACGTCGTTTCCAAGGGTCTGACCCGCGGATACAAGCCGACGCTCGTCTCCAACCAGCCGATGTCGGCCGAGCCGAAGGGAGCCGCCAGCGCGTCCCCCGCCAAGGCCTCGGTCTCGTCCGTCACCGCCTTCTCCTCTTCGGGCAGCGCCGCCCGCAAGCTGGAAGTGACGACCGCGATCGCCACCTCGGAAGTGGTCTCGTTCAAGCGCGACTATGAAGAGCGCGCCGTCGAACTGGCCGAAGAGATCGCCGAGGAAGGCCTGTTCTCGGATGCCGCTGCCGACGAAGCCGAAGCCGCCAAGGCCGAAGCCAAGAAACTCGAAGCCGCCCGCCGCATGCGCTCGATCGCGCAAGGCTACACGGGCAACATGTGCTCGGAGTGCCAGAATTTTACGATGGTGCGGAATGGGACTTGCGAGAAGTGCGATACGTGCGGAAGCACGAGTGGGTGCAGCTGA
- a CDS encoding methyl-accepting chemotaxis protein produces the protein MNISNLSILKKVTLVVVLMGVAAAAIAAVGAQGLGSLGASLKDTGAREEVAREAMDLRVDIIAISRMTYQLALAPEKAADFQAETEKRSGEMLARLPKIASTADANEAKLLDGIRTTLDSYFNQIRAMVAVAASEAGKDPAVMKAELGKALDAQKIVTAAVKEYSTYSATTLATSRADALAASTQTMLVLMATAAICIVAGVAVSFLLARRGIVNPIRSLTGIMSDMAGGKLGETIPGTDRKDEIGEMARALEVFRANEQQMRAMEAQEAALHAQSKDLQSSISGIVAAAAAGDFSKRIAKSYDDADLKRFADSVNELVESVDLGVTEVRRVIAALSDADLTHDMQGNFQGAFAELQTNVNQTMATLRGTMQNIRQAAGTITDNSGELSSAANQLARRTEQQAASLEETAAALEEITTTVKTSTERAHEATQMVRETKDSAGKSGDIVRNAIDAMGRIEQSSQKISQIISVIDEIAFQTNLLALNAGVEAARAGEAGRGFAVVAQEVRELAQRSANAAKEIKTLINTSAVEVKGGVSLVLSTGEALKEIEGLVNRVNDHVTSIARAAQEQSLALGEINTSVNHMDQMTQQNAAMVEETTAASQVLAGEARQLQAQLQRFQLEAGASVGAQYRSAA, from the coding sequence ATGAATATTAGCAATCTCTCCATTTTGAAAAAGGTCACCTTGGTCGTCGTCCTGATGGGCGTCGCCGCGGCTGCGATTGCCGCTGTGGGTGCGCAGGGTCTCGGTTCGCTTGGCGCGTCGCTGAAGGATACCGGCGCCCGCGAGGAAGTGGCGCGTGAAGCCATGGACCTGCGCGTCGATATCATCGCCATCAGCCGCATGACCTACCAGCTGGCGCTGGCGCCGGAGAAGGCCGCCGATTTCCAGGCTGAAACCGAAAAGCGTTCGGGCGAAATGCTCGCCCGCCTGCCGAAGATCGCCTCGACCGCCGATGCCAACGAGGCCAAACTGCTGGACGGCATCCGCACCACGCTCGACAGCTACTTCAACCAGATCCGCGCCATGGTTGCCGTTGCCGCTTCCGAAGCCGGCAAGGACCCGGCCGTGATGAAGGCCGAGCTCGGCAAGGCGCTGGACGCCCAGAAGATCGTCACCGCCGCGGTCAAGGAATACTCGACCTATTCGGCCACCACGCTTGCGACATCGCGCGCCGATGCGCTGGCCGCCTCGACCCAGACCATGCTGGTCCTGATGGCGACCGCCGCTATCTGTATCGTGGCCGGCGTTGCCGTCTCGTTCCTGCTTGCCCGCCGCGGCATCGTCAACCCGATCCGCAGCCTGACCGGCATCATGTCCGACATGGCCGGTGGCAAGCTCGGTGAAACCATTCCCGGTACCGACCGCAAGGACGAAATCGGCGAAATGGCCCGCGCACTGGAAGTCTTCCGTGCCAACGAGCAGCAGATGCGCGCCATGGAAGCCCAGGAAGCCGCCCTTCATGCCCAGAGCAAGGACCTGCAGTCCTCGATCAGCGGCATTGTCGCGGCTGCCGCCGCCGGTGACTTCTCCAAGCGTATCGCCAAGTCCTATGACGATGCCGACCTGAAGCGTTTCGCCGACAGCGTCAACGAACTGGTGGAAAGCGTCGATCTCGGCGTGACCGAAGTCCGCCGCGTCATCGCGGCCCTGTCGGATGCCGACCTGACCCACGACATGCAGGGCAATTTCCAGGGCGCCTTTGCCGAACTGCAGACCAACGTCAACCAGACGATGGCAACGCTGCGCGGCACGATGCAGAACATCCGCCAGGCAGCCGGAACGATCACCGACAATTCCGGTGAACTGTCGTCCGCCGCAAACCAGCTTGCTCGCCGCACCGAGCAGCAGGCCGCCTCGCTGGAAGAAACCGCAGCCGCGCTTGAGGAAATCACCACCACGGTCAAGACCTCGACCGAGCGTGCCCACGAAGCGACCCAGATGGTGCGCGAAACCAAGGACAGCGCCGGCAAGTCTGGGGATATCGTTCGCAACGCCATCGACGCCATGGGCCGCATCGAGCAGTCTTCTCAGAAGATCAGCCAGATCATCTCGGTCATCGACGAGATTGCCTTCCAGACCAACCTGCTGGCGCTCAACGCCGGCGTCGAGGCCGCCCGTGCCGGTGAAGCCGGTCGTGGTTTCGCCGTCGTCGCCCAGGAAGTCCGCGAGCTGGCCCAGCGCTCGGCAAACGCCGCCAAGGAGATCAAGACTCTGATCAATACCTCGGCCGTGGAAGTGAAGGGCGGCGTGTCGCTCGTTCTGTCCACCGGCGAGGCGCTGAAGGAGATCGAAGGACTGGTCAACCGCGTCAACGACCACGTCACCTCGATTGCCCGTGCAGCCCAGGAACAGTCGCTGGCCCTCGGCGAGATCAACACCTCGGTCAACCACATGGACCAGATGACCCAGCAGAACGCAGCCATGGTCGAAGAAACCACGGCCGCCAGCCAGGTTCTCGCCGGCGAAGCCCGCCAGTTGCAGGCGCAGCTGCAGCGCTTCCAGCTGGAAGCCGGCGCATCGGTTGGCGCGCAGTACCGTTCGGCGGCCTGA
- a CDS encoding NAD(P)H-binding protein, which produces MHLLLLGATGLVGSHVLTLALADPRVTSVTAPTRRPLPQRPRLSAPLLDFEDLPQDPAVWAADAVICALGTTLKVAGSREQFHRIDHDYTVEIAKLAKAGGAKGFVLNSAKGADVKSAIFYSRVKGETEKDVVALGFERTVLVRPGLIDGPRPDPRPGEQFFGSLLRLLKPVLPRSLQANRPETIARAMLDQAFSAVPGVTVVSSDALV; this is translated from the coding sequence ATGCATCTGTTGTTGTTGGGCGCGACCGGCCTTGTCGGCAGCCATGTTCTGACGCTGGCGCTTGCCGATCCGCGCGTCACCTCAGTGACGGCCCCGACGCGCCGACCGCTGCCGCAACGCCCGCGTCTTTCCGCGCCGCTCCTCGATTTCGAGGATCTGCCTCAGGATCCAGCCGTCTGGGCGGCGGACGCCGTCATCTGTGCCCTCGGCACGACCTTGAAAGTGGCGGGGTCGCGCGAGCAGTTTCACCGCATTGACCACGACTATACGGTCGAGATCGCCAAGCTGGCAAAGGCAGGCGGCGCAAAAGGCTTTGTCCTTAATTCGGCGAAAGGCGCCGACGTGAAGTCGGCAATCTTCTATAGCCGCGTCAAGGGCGAAACGGAGAAGGATGTCGTGGCGCTTGGTTTCGAACGCACGGTGCTGGTCCGCCCGGGCCTGATCGACGGACCTCGGCCGGATCCGCGTCCGGGCGAACAGTTTTTCGGCTCGCTGCTGCGGCTGCTGAAACCGGTCCTGCCTCGGTCGCTGCAGGCAAACCGGCCGGAGACGATCGCACGCGCTATGCTGGATCAGGCGTTTTCGGCGGTGCCGGGCGTGACCGTCGTATCGTCCGACGCGTTGGTGTAA
- a CDS encoding LacI family DNA-binding transcriptional regulator codes for MKPPYPLKDIAFQAGLSLATVDRAVHQRPGVRQTTRLRIDAAIAELDRQYAQSGLAGRRFVLDIVMETPQRFSNAVRAAFEAELPGMRPAAFSARFHVAETMNERDLIAILKSIRRRGSHGVVLKVPATPAMSDMAGSLLEAGIPVVTLVTDLPAGMRTGYVGMDNHVAGATAAYLLGRMAGPLPGKVLVALSSAHFAGEEERERGFRRALKERFPWLSAVTVSEGFGVDRTTRTIVRYALESHPDIRAVYSIGGGNRAIRQAFAEQKRDCDIFAGHDLDSDNRQLLLNGDLTFVIHHDLRQDARSACQMVLAYHRMLPADFRIAPSRVAIATPYDVGGEL; via the coding sequence ATGAAACCGCCCTACCCGTTGAAGGACATTGCCTTCCAGGCGGGACTCAGCCTGGCGACCGTCGATCGGGCCGTGCATCAGCGGCCCGGCGTACGCCAGACCACCCGGCTGAGGATCGACGCAGCCATTGCCGAACTCGACCGGCAATATGCGCAGTCGGGTCTGGCCGGCCGACGCTTCGTCCTCGATATCGTGATGGAAACGCCGCAGCGCTTTTCCAATGCCGTGCGCGCCGCTTTCGAGGCGGAGCTTCCCGGTATGCGGCCGGCCGCGTTTTCAGCCCGCTTCCATGTCGCCGAAACTATGAACGAGCGCGATCTGATCGCCATCCTCAAATCCATCCGTCGACGCGGCAGCCATGGCGTGGTGCTGAAAGTGCCGGCAACGCCGGCGATGTCGGACATGGCAGGATCGCTGCTCGAGGCTGGCATACCGGTGGTGACGCTGGTCACCGACCTGCCGGCCGGAATGCGCACCGGCTATGTCGGCATGGACAACCATGTCGCCGGCGCAACCGCCGCCTATCTGCTCGGGCGCATGGCGGGTCCGCTACCGGGCAAGGTCCTGGTCGCCCTGTCGAGCGCGCATTTCGCCGGCGAGGAAGAACGTGAGCGCGGCTTTCGCCGCGCCCTGAAGGAGCGGTTTCCCTGGCTGTCGGCGGTGACGGTCTCGGAGGGTTTCGGCGTCGATCGCACGACACGGACGATCGTCCGCTATGCGCTGGAGAGCCATCCCGACATCCGGGCGGTCTATTCCATAGGTGGCGGCAACCGCGCCATACGACAGGCCTTTGCCGAGCAGAAGCGCGATTGCGACATATTTGCCGGTCATGATCTCGACAGCGACAATCGCCAACTGCTCTTGAACGGCGACCTGACCTTCGTCATCCATCACGATTTGCGCCAGGACGCCCGCAGCGCCTGCCAGATGGTTCTCGCCTATCACCGCATGCTGCCCGCCGATTTCAGGATCGCCCCATCGAGGGTTGCGATCGCCACGCCTTACGATGTCGGCGGGGAACTCTGA
- a CDS encoding phytanoyl-CoA dioxygenase family protein translates to MDAQTLSSRRRDKVWLNADSGRLDHFRADVEKTTDPADWPFAVGVEKNVLIYDGIKLRQISRDPQLRRELMAEWVEAFATGPGVIVIKGAMPDLTVVDRATEVFDAIVRDEREKGKVAADHFAKAGANDRIWNSLQKHCLADPENFASYYASEAIAMVSQAWLGAGYQMTAQMNRVNPGGAAQKAHRDYHLGFMSPAQMQAYPGHIHAISPVLTLQGAVAHCDMPIESGPTLFLPYSQTFFEGYLAFGRPEFQHYFAEHHVQLPLAKGDAVFFNPALMHGAGTNVSTDIYRMANLLQVSSAFGRAMETVDRERMSTAVYPALLEAKRSGTMTAQDVANAIAATAEGYAFPTNLDSDPPVGGLAPKTQAAIMAEALEAGMDAASFADVIERHADKRRA, encoded by the coding sequence ATGGATGCGCAAACCCTTTCGAGCCGGCGCCGCGACAAGGTCTGGCTGAACGCTGACAGCGGCCGGCTGGATCATTTCAGGGCGGATGTCGAAAAGACCACCGACCCGGCCGACTGGCCCTTTGCCGTCGGCGTCGAGAAAAATGTCCTGATCTATGACGGGATCAAACTCCGCCAGATCAGTCGCGACCCGCAACTGCGCCGTGAACTGATGGCCGAATGGGTGGAGGCTTTTGCCACGGGACCGGGGGTGATCGTGATCAAGGGCGCGATGCCGGATCTGACCGTCGTCGATCGGGCCACCGAGGTCTTCGACGCGATCGTTCGCGACGAACGGGAAAAGGGCAAGGTTGCGGCCGACCATTTCGCCAAGGCCGGCGCCAATGACCGGATCTGGAATTCCCTGCAGAAGCACTGCCTGGCGGATCCCGAGAATTTTGCCAGCTACTATGCCTCCGAAGCCATTGCCATGGTGTCGCAGGCCTGGCTGGGCGCAGGCTATCAGATGACGGCACAGATGAACCGCGTCAATCCGGGCGGCGCGGCGCAGAAGGCGCACCGCGACTATCATCTCGGCTTCATGTCGCCGGCGCAGATGCAGGCCTATCCCGGACATATCCATGCGATCTCGCCGGTTCTCACGCTGCAGGGCGCCGTTGCCCATTGCGACATGCCGATCGAAAGCGGCCCGACGCTGTTCCTTCCCTATTCGCAGACCTTCTTCGAGGGATATCTTGCCTTCGGTCGGCCGGAGTTCCAGCACTATTTCGCCGAGCATCATGTGCAATTGCCGCTCGCCAAGGGCGACGCCGTCTTCTTCAACCCGGCCCTGATGCATGGCGCCGGCACCAATGTCTCGACCGACATCTATCGCATGGCAAATCTCCTGCAGGTTTCGTCCGCCTTCGGCCGGGCAATGGAGACGGTCGATCGGGAGCGCATGTCGACGGCCGTCTATCCGGCCTTGCTGGAGGCGAAGAGGTCCGGGACGATGACGGCGCAGGATGTGGCCAATGCCATTGCCGCGACCGCCGAGGGTTATGCCTTCCCCACCAATCTCGACAGTGATCCACCGGTCGGGGGGCTTGCGCCGAAGACCCAGGCTGCCATCATGGCCGAGGCGCTGGAGGCCGGGATGGATGCTGCAAGCTTCGCCGACGTGATCGAACGTCACGCCGACAAGCGCAGGGCATGA
- a CDS encoding SDR family oxidoreductase — MRSIMGRMDGKYAVVTGGTQGLGAEVARLFAERGARGLTICGRSADKGQAKAAEITDRYGVPVAFIEADLGRVEDCRKVIAAAHARFGTIDALVNVAAITDRGTILDTDPDLFDRMFAINTRAPFFLMQDTIKVMREHGTEGTIVNISSMSAMAGQPFIAAYCASKGALDTLTRNTAFALLKNRIRVNALNIGWMSSDGEDRIQREYHGAAEDWLDKAAAAQPFGRLVDPAEVARAVAYLSSAESGLMTGSTINFDQSIWGAYEDSPHPRQAL, encoded by the coding sequence ATGAGGAGCATCATGGGTAGAATGGATGGAAAATATGCGGTCGTCACCGGCGGCACGCAGGGACTGGGCGCGGAAGTCGCCCGGCTGTTTGCCGAACGCGGCGCAAGAGGCCTGACGATCTGCGGCCGCAGTGCCGACAAGGGGCAGGCCAAGGCGGCCGAAATCACCGATCGTTACGGGGTGCCGGTCGCCTTCATCGAAGCCGATCTCGGCCGGGTCGAGGATTGCCGCAAGGTGATCGCGGCGGCACATGCGCGTTTCGGGACGATCGATGCGTTGGTCAATGTCGCGGCGATCACCGATCGCGGCACGATCCTCGATACCGACCCGGACCTGTTCGACCGCATGTTCGCGATCAACACACGGGCGCCCTTCTTCCTGATGCAGGATACGATCAAGGTGATGCGCGAGCATGGCACCGAAGGCACGATCGTCAACATCTCGTCGATGTCGGCGATGGCCGGCCAGCCCTTCATCGCCGCCTATTGCGCATCGAAGGGCGCACTCGACACGCTGACGCGCAATACCGCCTTTGCGCTGCTGAAGAACCGCATCAGGGTCAATGCACTCAATATTGGCTGGATGTCGAGCGACGGCGAGGATCGTATCCAGCGCGAATATCATGGCGCCGCCGAGGACTGGCTGGACAAGGCCGCGGCTGCGCAGCCGTTTGGACGCCTGGTCGATCCGGCCGAGGTGGCACGGGCCGTCGCCTATCTGTCATCGGCCGAATCCGGCCTGATGACCGGATCGACGATCAATTTCGACCAGTCGATCTGGGGCGCCTATGAGGACAGCCCGCATCCCAGGCAGGCGCTTTAG